One Lycium barbarum isolate Lr01 chromosome 5, ASM1917538v2, whole genome shotgun sequence genomic window carries:
- the LOC132642638 gene encoding very-long-chain 3-oxoacyl-CoA reductase-like protein At1g24470, translating to MFSTAMDHLKCQPFLILFVSFIGFISFFKNSIVFLRWIFNTFFRTPKNLIQSYGSWALITGSTDGVGKAFAFQLAQKGHNLILVARNFNKLQQVSYEIQVQNPNTKIKIIVVDFSGDVTKGIQEIGKAIKGLDIGVLINNVGVTYRRAMFFHEVDENIWKNLVKVNLEGTTLVTMAVLPGMIRRRKGAIVNMGSGASIVVPSHPLYTIYAATKAYIDQLSRCLYVEYKHHGIDVQCQVPLYVKTKMTSRVASIEKSSLFSPSAEEYAKAAVAQIGYGWRSMPYWPHSLQWWFASSLPESLLDAWRLSIGLNRRIQT from the exons ATGTTTTCAACTGCCATggatcacctcaaatgtcaacctTTCTTAATTCTTTTTGTCTCCTTCATTGGCTTCATCTCCTTCTTCAAAAACTCCATTGTTTTTCTCAGATGGATATTCAATACATTTTTCAGAACTCCAAAGAATCTTATTCAATCCTATGGCTCTTGGGCACTCATCACTGGCTCAACTGATGGAGTTGGAAAAGCTTTTGCTTTTCAACTTGCCCAAAAAGGTCACAACCTAATATTAGTAGCAAGAAACTTCAACAAACTACAACAAGTTTCTTATGAAATCCAAGTTCAAAATCCAAACACCAAAATCAAGATTATTGTTGTAGACTTCTCTGGTGATGTTACCAAAGGGATTCAAGAAATCGGAAAGGCAATTAAAGGGTTAGACATAGGTGTTTTAATTAACAACGTTGGTGTCACATATCGAAGAGCCATGTTTTTTCATGAGGTGGATGAGAACATATGGAAAAATTTAGTGAAAGTAAACTTGGAAG GTACCACCTTAGTGACAATGGCGGTTTTACCAGGAATGATACGGAGAAGAAAGGGTGCCATCGTGAATATGGGTTCTGGTGCCTCCATTGTTGTACCTTCTCATCCTCTATACACCATCTATGCTGCAACTAAAGC GTATATTGATCAGTTGTCAAGATGCTTATACGTTGAATACAAACACCATGGTATAGATGTTCAGTGTCAG GTACCGTTGTATGTTAAAACGAAGATGACTTCAAGAGTTGCAAGCATAGAGAAATCATCATTGTTCAGTCCATCAGCAGAGGAGTACGCAAAAGCAGCAGTAGCACAAATAGGATATGGTTGGAGGAGCATGCCTTACTGGCCACATTCACTTCAATGGTGGTTTGCTTCTTCGTTGCCTGAATCTCTTCTAGATGCGTGGCGCCTCTCCATTGGCCTCAACAGGAGGATTCAGACTTAA
- the LOC132641204 gene encoding uncharacterized protein LOC132641204 isoform X1, which yields MMLKRRREESDSDGAEDTYKTVFIDTNLDTHLALIVSHSDTISDLKKKITVEHLRCFPEMRELKISSVKVKRKGHYYHLSDTLLVRGVFEGMKNGWFLSVDASRFQCSGNDQGVLCITYPQTEAENLLTSDSFKATDKQKVFDTTESYPAHGNLASSSIVKQKEVAKVIGEFKSVKPMDNSQEFSPRSGPVAKKRKLKHKEDVVNLPVTDTHTSKHGIDNNSEFKIVGNDIASINSNEGERGNINMKLEDFSAEPLKNQPSDPTKVSEVGKKKSRMGGASAEISGVQEHGNRNNDTLDETSQSGTVANKVKILGSKESSRSSTEFNHRDVLKIPIPENSTAGKPIKAALAETVGDQSVRTDTAHKKKKKKKGKNSSTLHDEVACMVLANSDKFEGTRGLEQMEGVEMKIFDKLTDLDSTSHVTQYRLKETSPVKDHASNKESGNHELGTDVAHTTGEQEELRPNCDFEMPVSEKLRDASTRDPAEHNFGKKRSRSKKSTPHHELDKKNIIAPKPDVEKQASQNAYASDRDIVRHDGSIDATTKVENIVPKTDIDHVNEIGKEGKLSATQGAEISLPSDNNEATGATKEQILSAKKALDDKGNISGNASSTKRKKKSRRKSAEKIPDKLDVEDDRRVNCASLAAGIRPITGPLTEQSKKGEISFDARMLQISLTKKKEVSSYINDVSCAPSEMIDPPANHSVQGSNQDKNALSASKRERASEQESKSACAAGSHQQVEKVTCTKKELLPIEEKGNEAEHLLLNQTDKNQETVSIVEKRLKTKTKKSQSSKKSKSILTIQDQEVSHKELAASNDNLRDVNPLPETMEMVESGKNSHVDQLAFTKLENLINSGIDSNSESSRKDVRNADSFRVPSHTLAKGTVQEMHESDVNTDKSEGINFKQYFLPGQHGEVASKKPTKSNRETKAGRKLKDGMTSKGTSEDILSSRIEVALPSRSSAQGDKTLEEAGKLATFDAPAYMKKSEESMDESTSSSSSKGSDRFPEDNRQQTGSEIQSLVTRNPKMRTGDIEDLTQPKKGLLPTPGPKFVDSRSRRSDSKGGGKSDSSTETPSDYSSSSGDSAEGSEISQASTPTGANVAKQNGAGAKLKAKSNEYSNSFLGDDISMDVILRSSSRFKKAKVMAAQCQDEESQPVDVVPDSLADTQNQ from the exons ATGATGTTGAAACGACGTCGCGAAGAAAGTGATTCCGATGGAGCCGAAGATACGTACAAGACTGTTTTCATAGACACCAACCTTGATACTCACTTGGCTCTAATTGTCTCCCATTCCGATACTATCTCCGATCTCAAAA AAAAGATCACGGTCGAACATTTAAGGTGCTTTCCTGAAATGAGGGAGTTGAAGATTTCTTCTGTGAAG GTGAAACGGAAAGGACATTACTATCATCTGTCTGACACTCTGCTTGTTAGAGGCGTTTTTGAGGGTATGAAAAACGGCTGGTTCCTTTCTGTTGATGCTTCTAGATTTCAATGCAGTGGAAATGACCAAGGGGTACTTTGTATCACCTATCCGCAAACTGAAGCTGAAAATCTTCTCACCAGTGATTCGTTCAAAGCCACGGATAAACAGAAGGTTTTTGATACTACTGAATCTTACCCAGCTCATGGAAACTTGGCATCTAGCTCCATTGTGAAACAGAAGGAAGTTGCCAAGGTCATTGGTGAATTCAAGAGTGTGAAGCCCATGGATAATTCACAGGAGTTTTCTCCCAGATCTGGTCCTGTGGCTAAGAAACGTAAATTGAAGCACAAAGAAGATGTAGTCAACCTCCCGGTAACAGATACCCACACTTCAAAGCATGGGATAGATAATAATTCTGAATTTAAGATTGTTGGAAATGATATTGCGTCGATAAATTCTAATGAAGGAGAACGGGGGAATATAAACATGAAATTGGAAGATTTTAGTGCTGAACCTTTAAAAAACCAACCTTCTGATCCAACTAAGGTGTCAGAAGTGGGAAAGAAGAAAAGCAGGATGGGTGGGGCAAGTGCTGAAATCTCTGGTGTGCAGGAACATGGAAATAGGAACAATGATACGCTTGATGAAACATCACAGTCTGGGACTGTTGCGAATAAAGTTAAAATTTTGGGTAGCAAGGAAAGCAGTCGAAGTTCCACCGAGTTCAATCACAGGGATGTCTTGAAGATCCCAATTCCTGAGAACTCCACAGCAGGTAAACCAATAAAGGCAGCTTTAGCAGAAACGGTGGGGGACCAATCTGTGAGAACAGATACTGcccataagaagaagaaaaagaagaagggaaAGAACTCATCCACGCTCCATGATGAGGTTGCCTGCATGGTTCTGGCTAACTCTGATAAATTTGAGGGAACTAGGGGGTTAGAGCAAATGGAAGGAGTTGAAATGAAGATCTTTGACAAGTTGACTGATCTTGACTCTACTAGTCATGTTACTCAATATAGACTGAAAGAAACATCTCCCGTTAAAGATCATGCGTCAAATAAAGAATCTGGTAACCATGAACTTGGAACTGATGTTGCTCATACAACTGGAGAACAAGAGGAGCTGAGACCGAACTGTGATTTTGAAATGCCCGTGAGTGAGAAGTTGCGCGATGCAAGTACCAGGGATCCAGCAGAACATAACTTTGGGAAGAAGAGAAGCAGATCCAAGAAGTCAACTCCTCATCACGAGTTAGATAAGAAAAATATTATTGCGCCAAAACCTGATGTAGAGAAGCAGGCTTCTCAAAATGCTTATGCTTCTGACCGAGATATAGTCCGTCATGATGGTTCAATTGATGCAACTACAAAGGTTGAAAATATTGTGCCAAAAACTGATATAGATCATgtaaatgaaatagggaaagaagGCAAGTTGTCAGCTACTCAAGGTGCTGAGATATCCCTTCCTTCAGATAACAATGAAGCAACTGGGGCAACTAAAGAACAGATTCTCTCAGCCAAAAAGGCATTGGATGACAAGGGGAACATATCTGGAAATGCTAGCAGCACGAAGCGGAAAAAAAAAAGTCGCAGGAAATCTGCTGAAAAGATTCCTGATAAATTAGATGTAGAGGATGACAGGAGGGTGAACTGTGCCTCTTTAGCTGCTGGTATTAGACCTATAACTGGTCCTTTAACTGAGCAGAGTAAGAAAGGTGAAATTTCATTTGATGCTAGAATGCTGCAGATTAGTCTAACAAAAAAGAAAGAGGTTTCCTCTTATATTAATGATGTTTCATGTGCCCCTTCAGAGATGATTGATCCTCCTGCTAATCATTCTGTTCAAGGGTCTAATCAAGATAAAAATGCATTGTCTGCCAGTAAAAGAGAGCGGGCATCAGAACAAGAGTCTAAGAGTGCATGTGCTGCAGGTTCTCATCAACAAGTTGAGAAGGTAACCTGCACTAAGAAAGAGCTTCTGCCCATTGAGGAAAAGGGAAATGAGGCTGAGCATTTGCTGCTTAACCAGACTGATAAAAATCAGGAAACTGTGAGCATTGTAGAAAAGAGACTgaaaacaaaaaccaaaaagAGCCAAAGTTCTAAGAAGAGCAAATCCATTTTGACTATTCAAGACCAAGAAGTCAGTCACAAAGAATTAGCAGCTTCAAATGATAATCTGAGAGATGTGAACCCTCTGCCAGAGACAATGGAGATGGTCGAGTCAGGTAAAAATAGTCACGTTGATCAGTTGGCTTTTACCAAGTTGGAAAATCTGATAAATTCTGGTATTGATTCCAACTCGGAGAGTTCTAGGAAAGATGTCAGAAATGCTGACTCGTTTCGAGTGCCATCTCATACTTTAGCTAAGGGTACAGTACAGGAGATGCATGAATCCGATGTGAATACTGATAAGAGCGAGGGCATAAACTTCAAGCAATATTTTCTTCCTGGCCAACATGGAGAAGTTGCATCAAAGAAACCAACAAAGTCAAACAGAGAAACAAAAGCTGGCAGAAAATTGAAGGACGGTATGACTTCTAAAGGAACTTCAGAAGATATCTTGAGCTCGAGAATTGAGGTGGCACTTCCGAGTCGCTCAAGTGCTCAGGGAGATAAAACTCTTGAAGAAGCTGGAAAGCTTGCAACTTTTGATGCTCCTGCTTACATGAAGAAAAGTGAAGAATCTATGGACGAATCTACGTCCAGCTCTAGCTCAAAAGGTTCTGACAGATTCCCCGAGGACAATAGACAGCAAACAGGTTCAGAAATCCAAAGTTTGGTTACCAGAAATCCAAAAATGAGAACCGGAGACATTGAGGATCTTACACAACCTAAGAAAGGATTGCTTCCTACACCAGGGCCGAAATTTGTGGATAGTAGATCGAGAAGGTCTGACAGTAAGGGTGGTGGAAAATCTGATTCTTCGACTGAGACTCCATCGGATTATTCATCTTCTTCTGGCGACTCAGCTGAAGGAAGTGAAATAAGTCAGGCTTCAACTCCAACTG GAGCTAATGTTGCAAAACAAAATGGTGCTGGTGCAAAGCTTAAGGCCAAATCAAA TGAATATTCCAACAGCTTTTTAGGTGATGACATAAGCATGGATGTGATTCTGAGAAGCTCTAGCCGTTTCAAGAAGGCTAAGGTTATGGCTGCTCAATGTCAAGATGAAGAAAGTCAGCCTGTTGATGTTGTCCCTGATAGTCTAGCAGACACTCAGAATCAGTAA
- the LOC132641204 gene encoding uncharacterized protein LOC132641204 isoform X2: MMLKRRREESDSDGAEDTYKTVFIDTNLDTHLALIVSHSDTISDLKKKITVEHLRCFPEMRELKISSVKVKRKGHYYHLSDTLLVRGVFEGMKNGWFLSVDASRFQCSGNDQGVLCITYPQTEAENLLTSDSFKATDKQKVFDTTESYPAHGNLASSSIVKQKEVAKVIGEFKSVKPMDNSQEFSPRSGPVAKKRKLKHKEDVVNLPVTDTHTSKHGIDNNSEFKIVGNDIASINSNEGERGNINMKLEDFSAEPLKNQPSDPTKVSEVGKKKSRMGGASAEISGVQEHGNRNNDTLDETSQSGTVANKVKILGSKESSRSSTEFNHRDVLKIPIPENSTAGKPIKAALAETVGDQSVRTDTAHKKKKKKKGKNSSTLHDEVACMVLANSDKFEGTRGLEQMEGVEMKIFDKLTDLDSTSHVTQYRLKETSPVKDHASNKESGNHELGTDVAHTTGEQEELRPNCDFEMPVSEKLRDASTRDPAEHNFGKKRSRSKKSTPHHELDKKNIIAPKPDVEKQASQNAYASDRDIVRHDGSIDATTKVENIVPKTDIDHVNEIGKEGKLSATQGAEISLPSDNNEATGATKEQILSAKKALDDKGNISGNASSTKRKKKSRRKSAEKIPDKLDVEDDRRVNCASLAAGIRPITGPLTEQSKKGEISFDARMLQISLTKKKEVSSYINDVSCAPSEMIDPPANHSVQGSNQDKNALSASKRERASEQESKSACAAGSHQQVEKVTCTKKELLPIEEKGNEAEHLLLNQTDKNQETVSIVEKRLKTKTKKSQSSKKSKSILTIQDQEVSHKELAASNDNLRDVNPLPETMEMVESGKNSHVDQLAFTKLENLINSGIDSNSESSRKDVRNADSFRVPSHTLAKGTVQEMHESDVNTDKSEGINFKQYFLPGQHGEVASKKPTKSNRETKAGRKLKDGMTSKGTSEDILSSRIEVALPSRSSAQGDKTLEEAGKLATFDAPAYMKKSEESMDESTSSSSSKGSDRFPEDNRQQTGSEIQSLVTRNPKMRTGDIEDLTQPKKGLLPTPGPKFVDSRSRRSDSKGGGKSDSSTETPSDYSSSSGDSAEGSEISQASTPTGANVAKQNGAGAKLKAKSNFLGDDISMDVILRSSSRFKKAKVMAAQCQDEESQPVDVVPDSLADTQNQ; encoded by the exons ATGATGTTGAAACGACGTCGCGAAGAAAGTGATTCCGATGGAGCCGAAGATACGTACAAGACTGTTTTCATAGACACCAACCTTGATACTCACTTGGCTCTAATTGTCTCCCATTCCGATACTATCTCCGATCTCAAAA AAAAGATCACGGTCGAACATTTAAGGTGCTTTCCTGAAATGAGGGAGTTGAAGATTTCTTCTGTGAAG GTGAAACGGAAAGGACATTACTATCATCTGTCTGACACTCTGCTTGTTAGAGGCGTTTTTGAGGGTATGAAAAACGGCTGGTTCCTTTCTGTTGATGCTTCTAGATTTCAATGCAGTGGAAATGACCAAGGGGTACTTTGTATCACCTATCCGCAAACTGAAGCTGAAAATCTTCTCACCAGTGATTCGTTCAAAGCCACGGATAAACAGAAGGTTTTTGATACTACTGAATCTTACCCAGCTCATGGAAACTTGGCATCTAGCTCCATTGTGAAACAGAAGGAAGTTGCCAAGGTCATTGGTGAATTCAAGAGTGTGAAGCCCATGGATAATTCACAGGAGTTTTCTCCCAGATCTGGTCCTGTGGCTAAGAAACGTAAATTGAAGCACAAAGAAGATGTAGTCAACCTCCCGGTAACAGATACCCACACTTCAAAGCATGGGATAGATAATAATTCTGAATTTAAGATTGTTGGAAATGATATTGCGTCGATAAATTCTAATGAAGGAGAACGGGGGAATATAAACATGAAATTGGAAGATTTTAGTGCTGAACCTTTAAAAAACCAACCTTCTGATCCAACTAAGGTGTCAGAAGTGGGAAAGAAGAAAAGCAGGATGGGTGGGGCAAGTGCTGAAATCTCTGGTGTGCAGGAACATGGAAATAGGAACAATGATACGCTTGATGAAACATCACAGTCTGGGACTGTTGCGAATAAAGTTAAAATTTTGGGTAGCAAGGAAAGCAGTCGAAGTTCCACCGAGTTCAATCACAGGGATGTCTTGAAGATCCCAATTCCTGAGAACTCCACAGCAGGTAAACCAATAAAGGCAGCTTTAGCAGAAACGGTGGGGGACCAATCTGTGAGAACAGATACTGcccataagaagaagaaaaagaagaagggaaAGAACTCATCCACGCTCCATGATGAGGTTGCCTGCATGGTTCTGGCTAACTCTGATAAATTTGAGGGAACTAGGGGGTTAGAGCAAATGGAAGGAGTTGAAATGAAGATCTTTGACAAGTTGACTGATCTTGACTCTACTAGTCATGTTACTCAATATAGACTGAAAGAAACATCTCCCGTTAAAGATCATGCGTCAAATAAAGAATCTGGTAACCATGAACTTGGAACTGATGTTGCTCATACAACTGGAGAACAAGAGGAGCTGAGACCGAACTGTGATTTTGAAATGCCCGTGAGTGAGAAGTTGCGCGATGCAAGTACCAGGGATCCAGCAGAACATAACTTTGGGAAGAAGAGAAGCAGATCCAAGAAGTCAACTCCTCATCACGAGTTAGATAAGAAAAATATTATTGCGCCAAAACCTGATGTAGAGAAGCAGGCTTCTCAAAATGCTTATGCTTCTGACCGAGATATAGTCCGTCATGATGGTTCAATTGATGCAACTACAAAGGTTGAAAATATTGTGCCAAAAACTGATATAGATCATgtaaatgaaatagggaaagaagGCAAGTTGTCAGCTACTCAAGGTGCTGAGATATCCCTTCCTTCAGATAACAATGAAGCAACTGGGGCAACTAAAGAACAGATTCTCTCAGCCAAAAAGGCATTGGATGACAAGGGGAACATATCTGGAAATGCTAGCAGCACGAAGCGGAAAAAAAAAAGTCGCAGGAAATCTGCTGAAAAGATTCCTGATAAATTAGATGTAGAGGATGACAGGAGGGTGAACTGTGCCTCTTTAGCTGCTGGTATTAGACCTATAACTGGTCCTTTAACTGAGCAGAGTAAGAAAGGTGAAATTTCATTTGATGCTAGAATGCTGCAGATTAGTCTAACAAAAAAGAAAGAGGTTTCCTCTTATATTAATGATGTTTCATGTGCCCCTTCAGAGATGATTGATCCTCCTGCTAATCATTCTGTTCAAGGGTCTAATCAAGATAAAAATGCATTGTCTGCCAGTAAAAGAGAGCGGGCATCAGAACAAGAGTCTAAGAGTGCATGTGCTGCAGGTTCTCATCAACAAGTTGAGAAGGTAACCTGCACTAAGAAAGAGCTTCTGCCCATTGAGGAAAAGGGAAATGAGGCTGAGCATTTGCTGCTTAACCAGACTGATAAAAATCAGGAAACTGTGAGCATTGTAGAAAAGAGACTgaaaacaaaaaccaaaaagAGCCAAAGTTCTAAGAAGAGCAAATCCATTTTGACTATTCAAGACCAAGAAGTCAGTCACAAAGAATTAGCAGCTTCAAATGATAATCTGAGAGATGTGAACCCTCTGCCAGAGACAATGGAGATGGTCGAGTCAGGTAAAAATAGTCACGTTGATCAGTTGGCTTTTACCAAGTTGGAAAATCTGATAAATTCTGGTATTGATTCCAACTCGGAGAGTTCTAGGAAAGATGTCAGAAATGCTGACTCGTTTCGAGTGCCATCTCATACTTTAGCTAAGGGTACAGTACAGGAGATGCATGAATCCGATGTGAATACTGATAAGAGCGAGGGCATAAACTTCAAGCAATATTTTCTTCCTGGCCAACATGGAGAAGTTGCATCAAAGAAACCAACAAAGTCAAACAGAGAAACAAAAGCTGGCAGAAAATTGAAGGACGGTATGACTTCTAAAGGAACTTCAGAAGATATCTTGAGCTCGAGAATTGAGGTGGCACTTCCGAGTCGCTCAAGTGCTCAGGGAGATAAAACTCTTGAAGAAGCTGGAAAGCTTGCAACTTTTGATGCTCCTGCTTACATGAAGAAAAGTGAAGAATCTATGGACGAATCTACGTCCAGCTCTAGCTCAAAAGGTTCTGACAGATTCCCCGAGGACAATAGACAGCAAACAGGTTCAGAAATCCAAAGTTTGGTTACCAGAAATCCAAAAATGAGAACCGGAGACATTGAGGATCTTACACAACCTAAGAAAGGATTGCTTCCTACACCAGGGCCGAAATTTGTGGATAGTAGATCGAGAAGGTCTGACAGTAAGGGTGGTGGAAAATCTGATTCTTCGACTGAGACTCCATCGGATTATTCATCTTCTTCTGGCGACTCAGCTGAAGGAAGTGAAATAAGTCAGGCTTCAACTCCAACTG GAGCTAATGTTGCAAAACAAAATGGTGCTGGTGCAAAGCTTAAGGCCAAATCAAA CTTTTTAGGTGATGACATAAGCATGGATGTGATTCTGAGAAGCTCTAGCCGTTTCAAGAAGGCTAAGGTTATGGCTGCTCAATGTCAAGATGAAGAAAGTCAGCCTGTTGATGTTGTCCCTGATAGTCTAGCAGACACTCAGAATCAGTAA